CGATACAGGGCGGATCGAACACTGTTCGGAAGACGGCTTTAAATTCCAACCGCCAAAACGTAAGCAGATCGACTGGTTGGTGTGTGATATGGTGGAACAACCGATGCGAATTGCCAAACTCATCGCCAAATGGCTGGTGAGCGGTTGGTGTCGGGAAACGATTTTCAACCTAAAACTGCCGATGAAAAAGCGTTATCAAGAAGTCAAATTGTGCTTGGAATTTCTGCAAGACGAACTAACCAAACAAGGCTTTTGGTTCAGCATTCAAGCCAAACATCTCTACCACGACCGCGAAGAAATCACTGTGCATATTGCGGTGATGGGGAAAAAGTAGTGGAAAGGAGCCGTTACAAGCGGTCAGATCCACCGAAAATTTTGCAAATGGGACACGAATCAGATCATCGTGTCCCATTTTTTATTCTCCTGCAAAGTGAATTCCTTGCTGCTTGCGGGCTTGTTCGGTGAGTTTACAGACGATTTCACTGATGTCTAACATTTCTTCCACAAAGGCGAAATCTTGCTGGTCGATAATTTCAGCAAAGCGTTGAAATTCATAGAACATTCGGTGCTGTTTTTCAAATTCGAAGGATTGGCGTTGTCCGTTGTTGGCAATTAGCTCAAAAGTAGTCATTACACTAGCAGGCATTGGTACGGTAATGCAGCCTTTGTTACCTTGAATGGAAAGTATGACGGGAGCAGAGCAGTCTTTAGCGGCGATGCACACGGCTTGGAATGTGGGGTAATTCAGCAGCAAAATGCCGCTTGTGTCAATGTTTCGTTCAATGTTTGCCGCATACACACAGCCAATCGGCTTACCAAATAACCCCACCGCAAAATGTAAGTTATATACGTTCAAATCCATCAATGCTCCGCCAGATTTCTGCGGATCAAAAGCGGGCAGAATTTCGCCTGCTTTAAAACGGTCGTAGCGAGAAGAATATTGGCTGTAATTTAAACTGACAATTTTAATCTCCCCCAGCTCTGCCAGTTTCTGTTTGAGTTGTTGATAGGCGGGCAAATAATGCAGCGTCACGGCTTCAATCAATATCTTCTTTTTCGCTTTTGCGAGGCGGCGAAGTTGTTGAAATTCGCTGTAGTTCGACGTAATTGGTTTTTCCAAAATCACGTGTTTATCCGCAGCGAATGCCTGTTGAGCAAAAGAAAAATGTAAGTGGTTGGGTAGGGCGATATACAC
The nucleotide sequence above comes from Pasteurellaceae bacterium Orientalotternb1. Encoded proteins:
- a CDS encoding NAD(P)-dependent oxidoreductase, which codes for MKLGIVGTGMIVQDLMQIRSTLKVEKLAIFGRNPEQVEQLAKTHHIHETFSDYKAMLASDIDTVYIALPNHLHFSFAQQAFAADKHVILEKPITSNYSEFQQLRRLAKAKKKILIEAVTLHYLPAYQQLKQKLAELGEIKIVSLNYSQYSSRYDRFKAGEILPAFDPQKSGGALMDLNVYNLHFAVGLFGKPIGCVYAANIERNIDTSGILLLNYPTFQAVCIAAKDCSAPVILSIQGNKGCITVPMPASVMTTFELIANNGQRQSFEFEKQHRMFYEFQRFAEIIDQQDFAFVEEMLDISEIVCKLTEQARKQQGIHFAGE